The Oceanicaulis sp. nucleotide sequence CGATCTCGCCATCGAGCTCGACGGGCCTGAAGTGCCCGCCATGGACGGCAGCTCCGCGCCGTTCGTCGATCTCATCCTGCGCGCAGGACTGAAGACCGCGCCCGCGCCGCGGCGCGCCATTCAGGTGCTCAAGCCCGTCAGCGTCGAGGACGGCGCCCGCCGGGCGGTGTTTCTGCCGTCGCTGAAGCCCGCGATCGATGTCGAGATCGATTTCGAGGACGACGCCATCGGCCGTCAGCAATTCCAGTTCGAGGTGACCCGCGAGGCCTTCGCCGAGCTGGTCGCGCCTGCGCGCACCTTCGGTTTCCGCCGCGATCTCACCCAGCTTCTGAGCATGGGTCTCGCCCGCGGCGGCTCGATGGAGAACGCGGTCGTGCTCGACGAGGGCAAGGTCGCCAATCCCGAAGGCCTGCGCTTCGCCGACGAGTTCGTGCGGCACAAGGCGCTCGACGCTCTGGGCGATCTCTACCTCGCCGGCGCGCCGATCCTGGGCCTTTATCGCGCCGTCCGCCCCGGCCACGGGCTCAACGCCCAGGCCGTCTCCGCGCTTCTGGCCCACGAGACCGCCTGGCGCTGGACCACGATGCGCGACACCGCAGAAACCGACCAGCGGCTGGTGCGGTCGTAAGACCGCCGAGCCTGAAGCGTCGGCGTCACTCCCTCCCCACAGAATGGGGGAGGGAGCAAGTCGCTGCACTATCGGAATGTCGGAACGGAAAGCTGAAGCCCAACTCCCTCCCCTTGATGGGGAGGGTCCGGCCGAAGGCCGGGGGTGGGGTGAGGATC carries:
- the lpxC gene encoding UDP-3-O-acyl-N-acetylglucosamine deacetylase, translated to MTQRTTLAAAAVCAGVGLHTGARVRMAMKPGPVGSGIVFHRIDLDLADARVPARREFVRSTDLGTTLVNDHGASVSTVEHLMAALAGLGIDDLAIELDGPEVPAMDGSSAPFVDLILRAGLKTAPAPRRAIQVLKPVSVEDGARRAVFLPSLKPAIDVEIDFEDDAIGRQQFQFEVTREAFAELVAPARTFGFRRDLTQLLSMGLARGGSMENAVVLDEGKVANPEGLRFADEFVRHKALDALGDLYLAGAPILGLYRAVRPGHGLNAQAVSALLAHETAWRWTTMRDTAETDQRLVRS